The proteins below are encoded in one region of Acidobacteriota bacterium:
- a CDS encoding prepilin-type N-terminal cleavage/methylation domain-containing protein: MDGRPHLKSRGFSLIELLIVVAIIGLIAVIAIPNLVNAVQRARQARTVSSARAIAAAVSMYQQDFTEFPLAPSWVDVEEIRDHIAIYRGNMDPLDGWDEPFMYQSDGRAYTLVSYGMNRSPDTPWTRGPISYFTDDIVIDTGTFMQWPEGIQE, translated from the coding sequence ATGGACGGTCGACCTCACTTGAAATCACGGGGGTTCTCACTCATCGAGTTGTTGATTGTCGTCGCCATCATCGGCTTGATCGCGGTCATCGCAATTCCGAATCTCGTCAACGCAGTCCAGAGGGCACGGCAGGCGCGAACAGTCAGCAGCGCGCGGGCAATCGCCGCAGCGGTCAGCATGTACCAGCAGGACTTCACCGAGTTCCCGCTGGCTCCGTCGTGGGTCGACGTCGAAGAGATTCGCGACCACATTGCGATCTATCGCGGCAACATGGATCCTCTCGATGGTTGGGATGAACCGTTCATGTACCAAAGCGACGGACGCGCGTACACGCTGGTCTCTTACGGCATGAACCGAAGTCCGGACACCCCGTGGACCCGCGGTCCAATCAGTTATTTCACTGACGATATCGTGATCGACACCGGCACCTTCATGCAATGGCCGGAAGGCATTCAAGAATAG
- a CDS encoding polymer-forming cytoskeletal protein translates to MGIFGHDESTPEQKATRPAEKSVKVPKPASSSEPTLVARSTVLDGRISGSAEIIVNGTVKGTIDVSGTVTVAEHGRVEAAVHGRLVTVAGSVTGDITAKEKISLESSARIEGNLTAPRILINDGAAFKGKVNMQDSHSPPQVRTSSARKIQDESPKV, encoded by the coding sequence ATGGGTATTTTCGGACACGACGAATCCACACCCGAACAAAAGGCAACACGGCCGGCCGAAAAGTCGGTAAAGGTCCCCAAGCCAGCTTCGAGCTCGGAGCCGACCCTGGTTGCGAGGTCGACGGTTCTGGACGGGCGCATCTCTGGGTCAGCCGAGATCATCGTCAACGGCACCGTCAAGGGAACCATCGATGTGAGTGGAACCGTCACCGTCGCCGAGCACGGCCGCGTGGAAGCGGCAGTCCATGGGCGTTTGGTCACCGTCGCAGGTTCGGTAACGGGCGACATCACAGCCAAAGAGAAAATTTCGCTCGAATCGTCCGCCAGGATCGAAGGAAACCTGACCGCACCCCGGATCCTGATCAACGACGGCGCCGCGTTCAAGGGCAAGGTCAACATGCAGGATTCGCACAGTCCGCCACAGGTGCGCACCTCGAGCGCACGCAAGATCCAGGACGAGTCTCCAAAAGTCTGA
- a CDS encoding AI-2E family transporter, with protein sequence MMAADPPEVDVESAVRAPEPPQRAAWVGLLFALGVCAVVVLMVLAPFFSVILLAVVAAGLIRPSYRRLVEALNGHRKTAAVLICVILLALLLVPLYLIAQEVSQEALNLYEMSTTQLTEGRLLTMLEQRQEAIDKVNLVLEPFGVNLTIERVYELLATLGVRIGGFFYKSGVSLAKSLVRFVFGFVFWVIVLYYLLVDGRKFRTWIEETSPLPVDEQRLVAHRFMDMASSLVVGNGVAAIIQGTVGAFLFLGLGIQGPVLWGVVMAVVAFIPVIGISLVYIPFTIFLLLAGETTRAMVLFIVLASVGAVAEYWLKPNLVGRRAQMHTLLVFLSLIGGAVVFGPVGLLLGPLTMTAFVTLAGIYRERYRPFLKDDGSNGVTAVELSSTVES encoded by the coding sequence ATGATGGCGGCGGACCCACCGGAAGTCGACGTCGAGTCGGCCGTAAGGGCACCGGAACCGCCGCAGCGCGCGGCCTGGGTCGGTCTCCTCTTCGCGCTCGGGGTGTGCGCCGTCGTGGTGCTGATGGTGCTGGCACCGTTTTTCTCGGTCATCCTGCTGGCGGTCGTGGCGGCGGGATTGATTCGCCCGTCCTATCGGCGCCTTGTCGAGGCCCTCAACGGTCACCGGAAAACGGCGGCGGTTCTGATCTGCGTCATTCTGCTCGCGCTTCTTTTGGTGCCCCTCTACCTGATTGCCCAGGAGGTGTCGCAGGAGGCGCTGAATCTGTACGAAATGAGCACCACCCAGCTGACCGAAGGGCGTCTCCTGACCATGCTCGAGCAACGGCAGGAGGCGATCGACAAGGTCAACCTCGTCCTCGAACCATTTGGCGTCAACCTCACGATCGAACGCGTCTACGAGCTTCTTGCCACCCTGGGAGTCCGAATTGGCGGGTTCTTCTACAAATCGGGAGTGTCTCTGGCGAAGAGCCTGGTCCGATTCGTGTTCGGATTCGTGTTCTGGGTGATCGTGCTTTACTACCTGCTGGTAGATGGCCGCAAGTTCCGAACCTGGATCGAAGAGACCTCGCCGCTACCGGTCGACGAGCAACGCCTCGTGGCCCACCGTTTCATGGACATGGCGTCATCCCTGGTAGTGGGAAACGGCGTGGCTGCGATCATCCAGGGCACCGTCGGAGCGTTCCTGTTCCTCGGTCTCGGGATTCAGGGCCCCGTGCTCTGGGGCGTCGTCATGGCGGTGGTGGCATTCATTCCGGTCATCGGGATATCCCTGGTTTACATTCCGTTCACGATCTTCCTTCTGCTCGCCGGTGAAACGACGCGGGCCATGGTGCTTTTTATCGTTCTTGCGTCGGTCGGGGCTGTCGCCGAATACTGGCTGAAACCCAACCTGGTGGGTAGAAGGGCGCAGATGCATACTCTGCTCGTCTTTCTGTCCCTCATCGGTGGCGCGGTTGTGTTCGGTCCGGTCGGGCTCCTTCTCGGTCCGTTGACGATGACCGCCTTCGTGACCCTGGCCGGCATCTACCGCGAACGATACAGGCCCTTTCTGAAAGACGATGGGTCGAACGGCGTGACAGCTGTCGAGCTGTCAAGCACCGTAGAGTCGTGA
- a CDS encoding PqqD family protein: protein MRRVVDLSRLLSSDAVSQTRLADHSGVLLDIDSLRVYSLNETGMCLIEALREGVDDHDALVQRIIEEFEVDRTTAAADVDAFVEELAHYLVDRRA, encoded by the coding sequence ATGAGGCGAGTTGTCGACCTTTCTCGGCTGCTGTCCTCCGATGCCGTCTCGCAGACCCGGCTGGCGGACCACAGCGGTGTCCTCCTCGATATCGATTCGCTTCGTGTCTATTCCCTCAACGAGACCGGGATGTGCCTGATTGAAGCCCTGCGCGAAGGCGTCGACGATCACGACGCGCTCGTGCAGCGCATCATCGAGGAGTTCGAGGTTGATCGTACGACCGCTGCGGCCGACGTCGACGCCTTTGTCGAAGAGTTGGCGCACTACCTGGTGGACAGGCGGGCATGA
- a CDS encoding lasso peptide biosynthesis B2 protein encodes MKRLPVPEVVSVITGTTGEVRDQPIGRLDLASRRAVALWRRWFGGIDTCLVRSLVLGGMLRGGGEVELCIGFRPGDEELPLDGHAWVTVDGRPVGHDGALAREGYTRVLTVPFSQRMEEV; translated from the coding sequence GTGAAAAGACTCCCGGTACCGGAAGTCGTCAGCGTCATCACAGGCACGACCGGGGAAGTCAGAGACCAACCGATCGGCCGTCTCGATCTGGCGTCCCGACGAGCAGTGGCGTTATGGCGTCGTTGGTTCGGCGGGATCGACACCTGCCTCGTCCGTTCGCTCGTGCTCGGTGGCATGCTGCGCGGGGGTGGCGAGGTCGAGCTGTGTATCGGATTCCGCCCAGGAGACGAAGAGCTCCCGTTGGACGGACACGCGTGGGTGACGGTCGACGGGCGCCCGGTCGGTCATGATGGCGCCCTGGCGCGGGAGGGTTATACTCGGGTTCTCACGGTACCTTTTTCGCAACGAATGGAAGAGGTATGA
- a CDS encoding insulinase family protein — protein sequence MLSSILRRVSSYLILAGFVCAGMAVTPSAGNTEEALSQGPVERVLPSGAKALILPRPGSGTVLITVAVPAGSQDEPSEMGGLSHYLEHLLFDGFDDLDERGVTEAFERLSAYMNAFTREQATVFFALVPREDAVAAAELIAGMLTRSTIGAAVYEKEKKVILEELAKDHASPNGLKEERLRSVQWSATPLEHPVGGTIDSVGATTRDEVIRYWKAHYAPSGYRLLVTGDLALDGLDDVLTPFNALAAGPPRPERSDSLDWPGWGQWAAVPAPKPAEAPAGMPSMGMGHGMPGAQHGPGGGTLSVVVAAPDALAESATAIEVVSRWLESADGPLASALGSEWVRDISVVRLPRVPRDLVEIRIEAATGVKPEALLSRTLGALGSAAAGPGDAQVSAIQQVWAGERALNDQRLHYAAVFYGEALASGRGDLAESVAPSQVTPMEVRSAAGDLLAQAGPRTRASWLGDGGPEGRVPLPAPVETAQRKASTGFEEGPLGSLTTTLANGVVVGILPETGSEVFGIHLLVADRTLREPEENAGAADLLHRLLTGGTVLSGARELERRFERAGIDVKTADSPAIPFDNRYHVPDFSYVRIEGPARSFTLALTMLAEMIRAPAWDDDGWRSAIDGHLSAREADNRGSENAQRLLFATILGADHPLARPVSGPQGTPPITREDGGDSLAAWSQEYFSPDRLVITVASPRTAEETLEIVEGAFSGGPAAIPSRGPYPAPRPADEAPKVEIGDAPQVTVLWGRLAEVAAEDRPAMLVAMDALSDRMTAVIREREGLAYRLGAGVRSVPGGAWILSATVGTRPENTERVVELLNSLVGELGTDPLAAPDLERLNARARRTRMLRGLSAASRAYRVGRALFEGPGSPLAVDDAAYAAVTPEEVQKAVRTYLVPEEMLLVVTP from the coding sequence ATGCTCTCTTCAATATTGCGTCGTGTGTCGTCTTACCTCATCCTGGCGGGCTTCGTCTGTGCTGGCATGGCCGTGACGCCATCCGCCGGTAACACTGAAGAAGCCCTGTCGCAGGGTCCGGTCGAGCGGGTTCTGCCGTCGGGTGCCAAAGCCTTGATTTTGCCACGTCCGGGCTCCGGAACGGTCCTGATCACGGTTGCCGTTCCTGCCGGTTCGCAGGACGAACCGAGCGAGATGGGAGGCCTATCGCACTATCTCGAGCACCTCCTCTTCGACGGTTTTGACGATCTCGACGAGCGGGGTGTGACCGAGGCATTCGAACGGCTGTCCGCGTACATGAATGCATTCACTCGGGAGCAGGCGACAGTCTTTTTCGCACTGGTCCCTCGAGAGGACGCAGTCGCGGCAGCTGAGCTGATAGCCGGTATGCTGACCCGATCCACCATCGGGGCGGCAGTCTACGAAAAGGAGAAGAAAGTCATCCTCGAGGAGCTCGCGAAGGATCACGCCTCGCCCAATGGCCTCAAGGAGGAACGGCTGCGGAGCGTGCAGTGGAGTGCCACGCCGCTCGAGCACCCGGTCGGCGGGACCATCGATTCGGTTGGTGCCACGACCCGAGACGAGGTGATTCGCTACTGGAAGGCCCACTACGCACCGTCCGGGTACCGGCTGCTGGTTACCGGAGACCTGGCCCTCGATGGCCTGGACGACGTTTTGACACCGTTCAACGCGCTCGCTGCCGGTCCGCCGCGCCCGGAACGGTCCGATTCACTCGACTGGCCCGGCTGGGGCCAGTGGGCAGCGGTACCTGCGCCGAAACCGGCCGAGGCGCCCGCGGGCATGCCTTCGATGGGTATGGGACACGGGATGCCCGGAGCGCAACATGGACCGGGTGGTGGCACGCTTTCGGTGGTTGTCGCAGCTCCGGATGCCCTCGCGGAATCGGCCACCGCGATCGAGGTCGTCTCCCGTTGGCTGGAAAGCGCAGACGGGCCGCTCGCCTCGGCCCTGGGCTCGGAGTGGGTTCGAGACATATCGGTCGTTCGTCTGCCTCGGGTGCCCCGAGATCTCGTGGAGATTCGGATCGAGGCGGCGACCGGAGTCAAGCCCGAGGCCCTGCTCTCCCGCACTCTCGGCGCTCTGGGCTCGGCGGCCGCAGGACCCGGTGACGCCCAGGTCTCGGCCATCCAGCAGGTGTGGGCTGGGGAACGTGCGCTCAACGATCAGCGCCTGCACTACGCGGCGGTGTTCTACGGCGAGGCCCTGGCATCCGGCCGGGGCGACCTGGCCGAGTCGGTGGCCCCTTCGCAGGTGACTCCGATGGAAGTGCGATCTGCGGCGGGCGACCTGCTCGCTCAGGCCGGTCCGCGAACCAGGGCGTCCTGGCTCGGGGACGGAGGCCCCGAAGGCAGGGTGCCGCTCCCGGCTCCGGTGGAGACTGCCCAGCGAAAAGCGTCGACTGGATTTGAAGAAGGACCGCTCGGAAGCCTGACCACAACACTGGCCAACGGCGTCGTGGTCGGCATTCTCCCGGAGACCGGCAGTGAGGTATTCGGTATCCACCTCCTGGTGGCGGATCGTACCCTCCGCGAGCCCGAAGAGAACGCCGGAGCGGCTGATTTGCTCCACCGTCTGCTCACGGGTGGAACAGTACTCAGTGGCGCCAGAGAGCTCGAGCGCCGGTTCGAGCGTGCGGGCATCGACGTCAAAACCGCCGACTCGCCGGCGATCCCGTTCGACAATCGTTACCACGTTCCGGATTTCTCATATGTCCGGATCGAGGGCCCTGCACGAAGCTTTACCCTGGCTCTCACGATGCTGGCAGAAATGATCCGCGCCCCGGCGTGGGATGACGACGGATGGCGATCGGCGATCGATGGACATCTTTCGGCCCGGGAAGCAGACAATAGGGGCTCCGAAAATGCGCAACGGTTGTTGTTTGCGACGATACTGGGCGCTGATCATCCCTTGGCGCGGCCGGTTTCAGGACCGCAGGGCACGCCCCCCATCACCAGGGAGGATGGTGGCGACAGCCTGGCGGCATGGTCGCAGGAATATTTTTCCCCTGACCGCCTGGTGATCACCGTCGCCTCTCCCCGGACGGCAGAGGAAACCCTCGAGATCGTGGAGGGAGCTTTCTCGGGTGGACCGGCGGCTATTCCCAGCCGTGGGCCGTATCCAGCCCCGCGTCCGGCTGACGAGGCACCGAAGGTGGAAATCGGCGATGCCCCTCAGGTGACGGTTCTTTGGGGGCGTCTGGCAGAGGTTGCAGCCGAGGACCGGCCGGCGATGTTGGTGGCGATGGACGCCCTCTCCGATCGCATGACGGCGGTGATTCGGGAACGTGAGGGACTGGCCTACCGTCTCGGTGCCGGGGTTCGCTCGGTCCCGGGGGGGGCATGGATCCTTTCGGCAACCGTGGGCACGCGCCCGGAAAATACAGAGCGCGTGGTCGAGCTGCTGAACTCGCTGGTCGGCGAACTCGGTACCGATCCACTTGCTGCGCCCGATCTCGAACGGCTCAACGCCCGTGCGAGGCGGACGCGAATGCTGAGGGGACTCTCGGCTGCATCACGGGCGTACCGTGTCGGGCGTGCTCTTTTCGAGGGACCGGGCTCCCCGCTGGCGGTCGATGATGCCGCCTACGCGGCGGTGACGCCCGAGGAGGTTCAGAAGGCTGTGCGCACCTACCTCGTTCCGGAGGAAATGTTGCTCGTGGTGACGCCGTGA
- a CDS encoding ABC transporter ATP-binding protein/permease encodes MASLKRLLGYMRPYLGQMIAAAIMLAIAGALMSLAVATLKPIVNDVLLATPASTAATSTVDEETDLLDDMIDRLPIEEASAWLRDRPLVKVPILLVVIFFIRGILLYLGEYLTRKTGSAVIRDLRGDLHESLVYQSPSFYRTHQTGEVLSRLLNDMHLIKLMSTLVLADAFRVGAMAPAMLALVLIYDWRMTVMALIVLPLMGYPVMRLGRRLRKAATRSQEETATAANQLKESVTGAKIIQAFSMEEIAIERFHETLARLFKVDLQASRAASASGPIVELVGAIAGGVLFFLAGKGIASGSVDPGNFVVVLGGLTFLFMSARRLNQINVQVQQALSAADRIFAMIDWPLEIQDLPGARELEVEPKDIHFDNVVYSYPDSNEPAIKGVDLHLRRGEMVALVGPSGGGKTTLANLMLRFADPTSGSVKMHGADLRDLTIASVRGNIGLVTQETILFDDTVRLNIASGREEASLEDVRKAAVAAQADKFVSELPDGYETMLGEGGARLSMGQRQRLTIARAIYKDPAFLVFDEATSALDAESEDKVQQAMNVLMEGRGSLVIAHRLATIREADRIIVLADGRIVEEGNHQTLMDRDGLYAHLHRLQFQT; translated from the coding sequence GTGGCAAGTCTCAAGAGGCTGTTGGGTTATATGCGCCCTTACCTCGGCCAGATGATCGCAGCAGCAATCATGTTGGCCATCGCAGGCGCCCTGATGAGCCTGGCGGTCGCAACCCTCAAACCCATCGTCAACGACGTCCTTCTCGCCACGCCGGCTTCGACTGCCGCGACGTCAACCGTCGACGAAGAGACGGACCTCCTGGACGACATGATCGATAGGCTACCGATCGAAGAAGCATCCGCCTGGCTGCGTGACAGGCCGCTGGTCAAGGTGCCGATTCTGCTGGTTGTGATCTTCTTCATCCGGGGTATCCTGCTCTATCTCGGGGAATACCTGACCAGGAAGACGGGGTCAGCGGTGATTCGCGACCTGCGAGGGGACCTCCACGAATCACTCGTCTATCAGTCACCCAGCTTCTACCGTACCCATCAAACGGGCGAGGTGCTGTCCCGTTTGCTCAATGACATGCACCTCATCAAGCTGATGTCGACGCTGGTGTTGGCCGATGCCTTTCGCGTCGGCGCCATGGCGCCCGCGATGCTCGCCCTCGTCCTCATCTACGACTGGCGAATGACGGTGATGGCCCTGATCGTCTTGCCGCTCATGGGATATCCCGTCATGCGCCTCGGCAGACGCCTGCGCAAGGCGGCAACCCGCTCTCAGGAGGAGACTGCAACAGCTGCCAATCAGCTCAAGGAATCGGTCACCGGCGCCAAAATCATCCAGGCGTTTTCGATGGAAGAGATAGCCATCGAGCGCTTCCACGAAACTCTCGCGCGCCTGTTCAAAGTCGATCTTCAGGCGAGCCGAGCGGCATCCGCCTCGGGGCCGATCGTCGAGCTCGTCGGAGCAATCGCAGGTGGCGTCCTCTTCTTCCTCGCGGGGAAAGGCATAGCCTCCGGCTCCGTCGATCCCGGCAACTTCGTGGTCGTTCTCGGTGGTCTCACATTCCTCTTCATGTCTGCCCGGCGGCTCAACCAGATCAATGTCCAGGTGCAGCAGGCCCTTTCGGCCGCGGACAGAATCTTCGCCATGATTGACTGGCCGCTGGAGATCCAGGATCTCCCGGGTGCGCGGGAGCTCGAGGTCGAACCCAAGGACATCCACTTCGACAATGTCGTCTACTCGTATCCGGACTCGAACGAACCGGCGATCAAAGGCGTCGACCTCCACCTGAGGCGCGGCGAGATGGTCGCCCTGGTCGGGCCGTCGGGCGGCGGCAAGACGACCCTGGCGAACCTGATGCTCCGCTTTGCCGACCCGACATCGGGTAGCGTCAAAATGCATGGCGCCGACCTCCGCGACCTGACGATCGCCTCAGTCCGGGGCAACATCGGCCTCGTGACCCAGGAGACGATCCTGTTCGACGACACGGTCCGGCTTAATATCGCCTCCGGCCGAGAAGAGGCATCGCTCGAGGATGTCCGGAAGGCCGCCGTTGCGGCCCAGGCGGACAAGTTCGTGAGCGAGCTGCCGGACGGTTACGAAACAATGCTCGGCGAAGGTGGGGCCAGGCTTTCAATGGGCCAGCGCCAACGCCTGACGATTGCGCGCGCCATCTACAAAGACCCGGCTTTTCTGGTGTTCGATGAAGCGACCTCAGCCCTGGATGCGGAGTCCGAGGACAAGGTGCAACAGGCGATGAACGTTCTCATGGAAGGACGTGGCAGTCTGGTGATCGCTCACCGATTGGCGACCATCCGCGAGGCGGATCGGATCATCGTCCTGGCCGATGGCCGGATCGTCGAAGAGGGAAACCACCAGACCCTGATGGATCGAGACGGGCTCTACGCCCACCTCCACAGGCTCCAGTTCCAAACCTGA
- a CDS encoding isoprenylcysteine carboxylmethyltransferase family protein: MSEGEYNRFLGILRLVALFLVVLALIYYSQPTVLSVAIGFIFVFLGESVRFWSSGLLLKTKELMTAGPYRYTRNPLYLGRFLILTGLIIMVNLPHHLSLVALVVGWAWFLGVYMRRKERVEPARLREEHGEAYDRYFEAVPALFPTFRPYQDYTPASWSAARMTRNREYWMVIGLLGVTAFLLWKALA, translated from the coding sequence ATGAGCGAAGGTGAGTACAACAGGTTCCTCGGCATACTGCGCCTGGTGGCGCTGTTCCTCGTCGTTCTGGCGTTGATCTACTACTCGCAACCGACCGTGCTCAGTGTTGCGATCGGCTTCATTTTCGTGTTCCTGGGAGAGAGCGTGCGTTTCTGGTCCTCGGGGCTGCTGCTGAAGACCAAGGAGCTGATGACGGCCGGACCCTACCGCTATACCCGCAATCCGCTCTACCTCGGCCGGTTCCTGATCCTCACTGGCCTCATCATCATGGTCAACCTCCCACACCACCTGAGCCTGGTGGCCCTGGTCGTGGGTTGGGCGTGGTTCCTGGGCGTCTACATGCGGCGCAAGGAAAGGGTCGAGCCGGCGCGCCTGCGCGAGGAGCATGGAGAGGCATACGACCGTTACTTCGAGGCCGTTCCGGCGCTATTTCCGACCTTTCGTCCGTACCAGGACTACACGCCGGCGAGTTGGTCGGCCGCGCGAATGACGCGCAACCGCGAGTACTGGATGGTGATCGGTCTTCTCGGAGTCACGGCATTCCTGCTATGGAAGGCGTTGGCTTAG